GAGGCGAGCAGCTGCGCGTCGGCGCGTGCCTGGCCGCTCAGGCCCGCGGCCGCCTGCGCGGTCGTGCTGAGGGGGTCGACGTAGAAGGTCGTGTCCGATGCGAGGTCGGCGGATGCCGCGGTCGCGGGGACGAGGGTGAGGACGAGCCCGGCGGCGGCTACGGCCGCGCCGATCGCTCGCCTCGTCGTTGAGGCGTGCATGTTTCTCCTCCGAAGGGGGGTGAGGGATGGCGGAGGCGCATCGTGGGAGCGCTCCCACAATGCGCTCGTGCCGTCATCCTTCTCCCGCGCGGGCGCGAGGTCAAGAGCCCGTGCGACGAGCGGTCAGCCGGACGAGCGGTCAGCGCGCGACGTGCCCGTCGAGCCAGGCCACGACATCCGCGCGCACCTCGGCCTGGTTCGTCTCGTTGAGCATCTCGTGACGGCCGCCGGGGTAGATCGTGACCGTCACATCCGAGAGACCGCCGCGCTTCTCGTACGCCGCCGCGAGCTTCGCGACGCTCTTCGGGCCGCCGAGCGAGTCCTCCTCGCCGATCATGATGAGCATCGGGATGTCGCGGTTGAGCCGCGTGGGCGTGCCGAGCAGGCGCAGCGTGTCGGGCAGGCCGAAGAGCTTGAGCACGGTCGCGTCGAAGGTGAGCGGGTCGGCTGCGAACGCCTTCGCGACCTCCGGGTCGCGCGAGAGCCACTCCGCGCCCGTCGTGCCGAGGTGCTTGTGCCGCGCGTTGAGGTCGCCGCCGTTCATGTCGGTGAGGGTGCGGTAGGCGGTGGCCGAGAGCACGACCGCGTCGTAGCGCGCGGCATCCGCATCCACGAGCTTCTGCGCGAAGAGTGAGCCGAGGCTGTGGCCGAACAGCACGACGGGCACGCGCGGGTGCTCGCCGTGGATGATGCCCGTGAGCTGCTCGATCGCCGCGAGCGCCGCACGCACCCCGCCCGGGCCGAGGCGGCCGAGCTTCGCGCGGTCGTCGCCCCACTGGCCGAGACCCGTCTGGCCATGGCCGCGGTGGTCCTGCGCGTAGACGGTGTAGCCGGCGGCCGCGAGCGCCTGCGCGAATCGCTCGTAGCGCGTCGCGTACTCCCCCACGCCGTGCAGCAGCTGCACGACGGCGCGGGGCGTCTGCGCCTCCCACACGTAGTAGTGGATCGTCACGCCATCGGCGTCGACGAAAGTCCGCGCGTCACGGGTCACGTCGCTCATTCGGGCCTCCTCGCCGCATCCGAGCGTAGGGCGTCCAGGACGCATCCGGGTGACAGGAGGATGATGGATGCGATGAGCCAGATGTTCCGATCCTTCGCGACCCGGAACTACCGCATCTGGTTCGCGGGCGCGCTCGTCTCGAACGTCGGCACGTGGATGCAGCGCATCGCCCAGGACTGGCTCGTGCTCGCCGAGCTCACCGACGACGACGCGATCGCGGTCGGCGTCGTCATGGCGCTGCAGTTCGGCCCGCAGCTCGTGCTGCTGCCCGTGACCGGATGGGTCGCCGACCGCTTCGACCGCCGGCATGTGCTCGCCGCGACGCAGGCGGCGATGCTGCTGCTCGGCGTCGGGCTCGGCCTGCTGACGCTCTTCGAGGTCGTCGAGCTGTGGATGGTGTTCGCCTTCGCGCTCGGACTCGGCGTCGCTGCGGCGTTCGACGCGCCCACGCGGCAGGCCTTCGTCGGCGAGCTCGTCGACGACCGCACGCTCGCCAACGCCGTCGCGCTCAACGCGGCATCCTTCAACGCGGCCCGCCTCATCGGGCCGGCCGTCGCGGGCATGCTCGTCGCGGCCGTCGGGTCGGGGTGGGTGTTCCTCATCAACGCGGCGAGCTTCCTCGCGGTGCTCGGGTCACTGTGGGCTCTGCGCCCCCGCGAGTTCACAGCGTTCACGCGTCGGGCCCGCGGCAAAGGCCAGATGCGCGCGGGCTTCCGCTACGTGCGGCGGCGGCCCGACATCCAGCTCGTCTTCGCGATGGTGTTCCTCACCGGCACCCTCGGCTACAACTTCCCGATCTACACCTCGACGATGGCGAAGGTCGAGTTCGGCGAGGGACCCGAGGAGTTCGGATGGCTCTCCTCGGCTCTCGCGATCGGCTCCGTCGCGGGGGCGCTCATCGCCGCGCGCCGCGAGCGCCCGCGCCTGCGCACCGTCACGCTCGCGAGCCTCGGCTTCGGCCTCTCGCTCGGCGCGGCCGCCGTCGCGCCCGGACCCGTGAGCTTCGCCGTGCTGCTCGTCATCGTGGGCTTCACGGGGCTCTCGATGATGAACACCGCCAACGCCTACGTGCAGACGACGACCGCGCCGTCGATGCGCGGTCGCGTCATGGCGCTCTACCTCGCGATCTTCATGGGCGGCACCCCGCTCGGGGCTCCCCTCATCGGCGCCATCGCGGATGCCGCGGGGCCGCGGTGGGCGATCGTCGCGGGGGCCGCATCCGGGCTCGTCGCCGCGGCCATCGCGGCGGTGTTCTACGTGCGCACGCGCGAGGTGCGGGTGCGGTGGACGCGCGACGGCCGCTGGCCGCTGCGCCTCTCGTCGGCGACGCCCGCCGACCGCGACACCGCGACGCAGGAGATCGCGATCGTCGAGGTCGAGACGCAGCGCTGAGGTTCGTGGCGCGCCGCTCGTGGCGCGCCATCCGCGCTGACGTCTCGTGGCGCGGCTGGAGAAATGCAGGAGATCGGCAGGAACCCGCCCGAGGTCTCGGGTCGGGCGCCCATCCGCCACCGGCTTCGCCTGCATCTCTGAGGCTCGATCGAGATGCCGCGCAACCCCCTGCGGCGCGGCGAGGCCCGACGTAGCGTGGACGCATGGCCGAGACGAGCGACGGCGACGCGATCCGCGCCGCGCTGCGCTACCGGCTCGACAGGTTCCGCCGGGAGGAGCTCGGCGAGGAGGTCGAGGACGAGCCGGAGCAGCAGCGGCAGGTGACGGATGCCGACCGCGCCCTGGCAGCGGAGATCGCCGTGCAGCAGGCCATGCGCCGCGGCGACTTCGAGAACCTGCCCGGCGCGGGCAAGCCGCTGCCCGGCATCGGCGGCGACCGCCCGCACGACCCGGACTGGTGGATGCGGCGCAAGATCGAGCGCGAGCAGTTGCGGGGCCTCGGGCCCGCGGCTTTGACCCTGCGCACGGAGGACGCCGAGCTCGACGCCCGCCTCGACGAGCTCACGCGCGCCGACGA
The Protaetiibacter sp. SSC-01 genome window above contains:
- a CDS encoding alpha/beta hydrolase; amino-acid sequence: MSDVTRDARTFVDADGVTIHYYVWEAQTPRAVVQLLHGVGEYATRYERFAQALAAAGYTVYAQDHRGHGQTGLGQWGDDRAKLGRLGPGGVRAALAAIEQLTGIIHGEHPRVPVVLFGHSLGSLFAQKLVDADAARYDAVVLSATAYRTLTDMNGGDLNARHKHLGTTGAEWLSRDPEVAKAFAADPLTFDATVLKLFGLPDTLRLLGTPTRLNRDIPMLIMIGEEDSLGGPKSVAKLAAAYEKRGGLSDVTVTIYPGGRHEMLNETNQAEVRADVVAWLDGHVAR
- a CDS encoding MFS transporter, with product MSQMFRSFATRNYRIWFAGALVSNVGTWMQRIAQDWLVLAELTDDDAIAVGVVMALQFGPQLVLLPVTGWVADRFDRRHVLAATQAAMLLLGVGLGLLTLFEVVELWMVFAFALGLGVAAAFDAPTRQAFVGELVDDRTLANAVALNAASFNAARLIGPAVAGMLVAAVGSGWVFLINAASFLAVLGSLWALRPREFTAFTRRARGKGQMRAGFRYVRRRPDIQLVFAMVFLTGTLGYNFPIYTSTMAKVEFGEGPEEFGWLSSALAIGSVAGALIAARRERPRLRTVTLASLGFGLSLGAAAVAPGPVSFAVLLVIVGFTGLSMMNTANAYVQTTTAPSMRGRVMALYLAIFMGGTPLGAPLIGAIADAAGPRWAIVAGAASGLVAAAIAAVFYVRTREVRVRWTRDGRWPLRLSSATPADRDTATQEIAIVEVETQR
- a CDS encoding DUF1992 domain-containing protein, which gives rise to MAETSDGDAIRAALRYRLDRFRREELGEEVEDEPEQQRQVTDADRALAAEIAVQQAMRRGDFENLPGAGKPLPGIGGDRPHDPDWWMRRKIEREQLRGLGPAALTLRTEDAELDARLDELTRADDVRAALEDFNGRVLEARRQLLGGPPVITQPRDVDAELAAWAERRAARLAPPTPEPEPASPRRRRRIRRRR